The following coding sequences lie in one Carnobacterium gallinarum DSM 4847 genomic window:
- a CDS encoding recombinase family protein — protein MIIGYARVSKDEQHLDRQLDQLKKYGVEKIIKEKYTGTKKSRPGIEELLKIIRTNDTVVVESISRLGRNTLDILTLLQHLEKEKVEFISLKENMDTSTPTGKAMLQMMSVIAELERNLLAERVKEGITASRRRGVNIGRPKIPQEKLNLAMRMYDSGDYSIKEILESTTISQGTLYREINKMKLKKIEDIKNES, from the coding sequence ATGATAATAGGATACGCAAGAGTGTCAAAAGATGAGCAACATCTAGATCGACAATTAGATCAGTTAAAAAAATATGGAGTTGAAAAAATTATTAAAGAAAAATATACTGGAACAAAAAAGTCACGGCCAGGAATTGAAGAACTGTTAAAAATAATCCGGACAAATGATACAGTAGTTGTAGAAAGTATTTCTCGACTTGGTAGAAATACTTTGGATATATTGACTCTTCTTCAGCACTTAGAAAAAGAAAAGGTAGAATTCATTTCGTTGAAAGAAAATATGGATACTTCTACGCCTACCGGAAAAGCAATGCTCCAGATGATGAGTGTGATTGCTGAATTAGAGAGGAATTTATTAGCCGAGCGTGTAAAAGAAGGAATAACTGCAAGCAGGAGACGTGGCGTAAATATTGGAAGACCAAAAATTCCTCAAGAAAAATTGAATTTAGCAATGAGAATGTATGACAGTGGAGATTATTCGATTAAAGAAATTCTTGAATCTACCACTATTTCTCAAGGAACGCTTTATCGAGAAATAAATAAAATGAAATTGAAAAAAATAGAAGATATAAAAAACGAAAGCTAA
- a CDS encoding Tn3 family transposase codes for MVEIEQLKGHHKEGFGKFINEPSKEQLNLYFYLNDSDKEVIAKMKKSSTKLGFAVQLGTVRFLGCFTSDFETLPIVVIQHLAAQLNIDYKEFYGYTRKQTIWQHMKLIQDYYNYVLFTDNAVEKYLSDWLLDRSWYTTETDNMLFDMLLKKCLDEKIILPGFSTFERFVSKIIDSSEKQLYKLLSEIPATSEVERLLELFDFVGEPIRGATLKMDILRSPLIDESQKELIRGFNRLIMFQSFHTENWDFSVIPEGKLKKLASYAFKAKAQAIQRMPLNRQIAHLVAFVYEHQKKAMDEQLLALSKYVDAIFRRAKNKEIKDRMRTIKDLDRAALTLSKIVELLFDESITNQEIRKVISDKFQKEEMDAAIFQVKDIVRNEQEPIAINELRKAFRKIKKFIPSILLSINFEGNNYGADSLVVWEKIKEVFPKPITLDHFYDIEPCLSKKWQYYIHENPTSVNQCVLIAGLELLFQGLKKHDIFVTNSEKYADPMSYLLDDSTWIEQREVLITQLDLPSSGTLAVQKLSEDLSLSFIETQSNWDASNMARLEEINGEVKVVVSNLKKGNEQPNEKEFKSRVRQLMPSIDLSDLLLEVNQRVGLTQSFKHLNEKESRMKQLDISILAVLLAESCNIGFSPVSKNNIDSLKYDRLTYVAHQYLRIDTLTAANQKIIHSHKKLELALAWGNGEMASADGIRYITPQRSLYSASNPKYFGKGRGITFYNFVSDHYIGFHGMVVSGTLRDSLYLLEGLLNQTSGLQPTQIMTDTAGYSDLIFGLFGLLGFQFSPRIANKHGTKLWRIEKNADYGLLNDVTKSRINTDLIEEHWEDILRVAGSLKSGKVNATELTRALQRSGQPTSLGKAITEYGKVYKTKHQLRYLSDEIYARQILEQLNKGESRHALCRSIFYGRNGKLYQTYIDGMEEQLTSLSVVTNAVIYWNTLYLEKVLEQMKVEGYDCSEELIGKLSPLLFEHINFVGKYSFQYNQGLEDGSLRPLKTPDSL; via the coding sequence ATGGTAGAAATTGAACAATTGAAGGGACACCACAAAGAAGGATTTGGGAAATTTATAAATGAGCCATCTAAAGAACAACTTAATCTCTACTTTTATTTAAATGATTCTGATAAAGAGGTTATTGCAAAAATGAAAAAATCGTCCACAAAATTAGGATTCGCAGTTCAACTAGGAACCGTCAGGTTCCTCGGATGCTTTACATCTGATTTTGAAACACTTCCAATAGTGGTCATTCAGCATTTAGCTGCGCAACTAAATATTGACTACAAGGAATTTTATGGGTACACACGTAAACAAACAATTTGGCAACATATGAAACTTATACAAGACTACTATAACTATGTACTATTTACTGATAATGCAGTAGAAAAATATTTATCTGATTGGTTACTTGATCGGTCATGGTATACAACTGAGACGGATAATATGCTTTTTGATATGCTATTAAAAAAATGTTTGGATGAAAAAATTATTTTACCAGGTTTTTCTACTTTTGAACGCTTTGTATCTAAAATTATTGATTCTTCTGAAAAACAACTCTATAAATTACTTTCTGAGATTCCTGCTACATCAGAGGTAGAACGTTTGTTAGAATTATTTGATTTTGTTGGTGAGCCTATACGTGGTGCAACGCTTAAAATGGATATTTTACGAAGCCCTTTGATTGACGAAAGTCAAAAGGAGCTTATTCGTGGGTTTAATAGACTGATTATGTTCCAATCTTTTCATACAGAAAACTGGGACTTTTCTGTAATTCCTGAAGGGAAATTAAAAAAACTTGCCAGCTATGCTTTCAAAGCAAAAGCTCAAGCTATACAAAGAATGCCACTAAATCGCCAAATAGCTCATTTAGTGGCATTTGTTTATGAACATCAGAAAAAAGCAATGGACGAACAACTTTTAGCACTATCAAAATATGTAGATGCTATTTTTAGACGTGCAAAAAATAAAGAAATAAAAGATCGAATGAGAACAATAAAAGATTTAGATCGAGCTGCTCTTACGTTATCAAAAATTGTAGAACTTTTATTTGACGAATCCATTACTAACCAAGAAATTCGAAAAGTTATTTCAGATAAATTTCAAAAAGAAGAAATGGATGCAGCCATTTTTCAAGTTAAGGATATTGTTCGTAACGAGCAAGAACCCATTGCAATTAATGAACTTCGCAAAGCATTCAGGAAAATTAAAAAGTTCATCCCCTCTATTCTTTTATCCATTAACTTTGAAGGTAACAATTACGGGGCAGATAGCTTAGTCGTTTGGGAAAAGATAAAAGAAGTTTTTCCAAAACCAATAACACTAGACCATTTTTATGATATTGAACCCTGTTTATCTAAAAAATGGCAATATTATATACATGAAAATCCCACTTCAGTAAATCAGTGCGTGTTAATTGCTGGGCTAGAACTTCTCTTTCAAGGATTAAAAAAGCATGACATATTTGTTACTAATAGTGAAAAATATGCAGACCCAATGAGCTATTTATTGGATGATTCTACGTGGATAGAGCAACGGGAAGTTTTGATTACTCAACTTGACTTACCTTCTTCAGGCACCTTAGCTGTACAAAAATTAAGCGAAGATTTGTCTCTATCTTTTATAGAAACACAATCAAATTGGGATGCATCTAATATGGCAAGGCTTGAAGAAATAAATGGTGAAGTAAAAGTAGTTGTTTCAAATTTGAAAAAGGGAAATGAGCAGCCTAATGAAAAAGAGTTTAAATCACGTGTGCGCCAACTCATGCCTAGCATTGATTTATCCGATTTATTATTGGAAGTAAACCAACGAGTTGGGTTAACTCAATCCTTTAAACATTTAAATGAGAAAGAATCCAGAATGAAACAGTTAGATATTAGTATTTTAGCAGTATTGTTAGCGGAATCATGTAATATTGGATTTTCTCCAGTTTCCAAAAATAATATTGATAGTTTGAAGTATGATAGGCTCACCTATGTAGCTCATCAATACTTACGTATTGATACCTTAACTGCAGCTAATCAAAAAATTATTCATTCACATAAGAAATTGGAACTGGCTCTTGCTTGGGGAAATGGAGAAATGGCGTCTGCAGATGGAATTCGGTATATAACACCGCAAAGATCACTTTACTCTGCTAGTAATCCAAAATACTTTGGCAAAGGCCGAGGAATCACTTTCTATAACTTTGTTTCAGATCATTATATTGGTTTCCATGGAATGGTTGTATCAGGCACGTTAAGAGACTCTCTTTACTTATTAGAGGGACTTCTTAATCAAACCAGCGGATTACAGCCCACTCAGATAATGACAGATACAGCTGGATATAGTGACCTTATTTTTGGATTATTTGGACTACTAGGTTTTCAATTTAGTCCTAGAATTGCGAATAAACATGGTACCAAACTATGGAGAATTGAAAAAAATGCTGATTATGGTTTATTGAATGATGTTACTAAAAGTCGAATTAACACTGATTTAATTGAAGAACATTGGGAAGATATACTTCGAGTAGCAGGTTCCCTGAAATCTGGTAAAGTCAATGCAACTGAACTAACTCGAGCGTTACAACGATCTGGTCAACCAACTTCACTTGGAAAAGCAATTACAGAATATGGAAAGGTTTATAAGACCAAACATCAACTACGCTATCTTTCAGATGAAATTTATGCTCGTCAAATACTTGAACAGCTAAATAAGGGTGAATCACGTCATGCACTTTGCAGAAGTATATTTTACGGAAGAAATGGAAAATTATATCAAACTTATATTGATGGAATGGAGGAGCAGTTAACCTCTTTAAGCGTTGTAACAAATGCAGTAATTTATTGGAATACACTGTATCTTGAAAAAGTATTGGAGCAGATGAAAGTAGAAGGATATGACTGTTCAGAAGAACTTATAGGAAAATTATCTCCACTTTTATTTGAGCATATAAACTTTGTTGGTAAATATTCATTCCAGTATAATCAAGGTCTAGAAGACGGATCATTACGACCATTAAAAACACCTGATTCTCTCTAA
- a CDS encoding tyrosine-type recombinase/integrase, whose amino-acid sequence MSYNVQPLRTQQEINDFLFCLRRNKNAERDVFLFLIGINSGLRMSDIVKLKKKDVISSKNPRIVEQKTGKTRILYLSSLQELIQDYTKDLEPEDYLFPSTKGGHLEVNTVYQMFQKVAKLLGRDDIGTHTLRKTFGYHYYKKTKDVATLMEIFGHSSEKITKRYIGINEDEISETLLNFRLGF is encoded by the coding sequence ATGAGTTATAATGTACAACCATTACGAACGCAGCAAGAAATCAACGACTTTTTATTCTGTTTGAGACGCAACAAAAACGCTGAACGCGACGTTTTCTTGTTTTTGATCGGCATTAATAGCGGTTTGCGCATGTCCGATATCGTGAAATTAAAGAAAAAAGACGTGATTTCCTCGAAAAACCCACGTATTGTGGAGCAAAAAACCGGAAAAACACGCATTTTATATTTAAGCAGCTTACAGGAGTTAATCCAGGACTACACGAAAGACTTGGAACCAGAGGATTATTTGTTTCCCAGTACCAAAGGCGGTCATTTAGAAGTCAATACGGTCTATCAGATGTTTCAAAAGGTCGCTAAGCTGTTAGGAAGAGACGATATTGGGACGCACACGCTGCGGAAGACGTTTGGCTACCATTACTATAAGAAAACCAAAGACGTTGCCACACTGATGGAAATTTTCGGTCACAGCAGCGAAAAAATCACCAAACGCTATATCGGGATCAATGAAGACGAAATTAGTGAAACCTTGTTAAATTTCAGATTAGGTTTTTAA
- the lgt gene encoding prolipoprotein diacylglyceryl transferase, whose product MGFVLGVLNPHVVEIGSVVIHWYGVIIAAGILAALQLSTKEAKKKGTSLALVLDILAPNVLLAQSIGRWGNFMNQEAHGGPVTRQFLENLYLPEFIIEQMNINGTYYHPTFLYESLWSLLGFVLIVTIRNRKQLLRQGEVALSYVLWYSVGRFFIEGMRTDSLWIGEWIRVSQALSLALFIGAIVVWFIRRKDYPPISYYSDGNKGQKKTIKMVN is encoded by the coding sequence ATGGGATTCGTATTAGGCGTTTTGAATCCCCATGTGGTGGAGATTGGTTCTGTTGTGATTCATTGGTATGGAGTCATTATTGCAGCGGGCATATTAGCGGCTCTCCAGTTGAGCACCAAGGAAGCAAAGAAAAAAGGTACTTCTTTGGCACTCGTTCTTGATATTTTAGCGCCCAATGTATTGTTAGCCCAGTCCATTGGTCGTTGGGGCAATTTTATGAATCAGGAAGCTCATGGTGGACCGGTTACTCGTCAATTCTTGGAAAATCTTTATTTACCTGAATTTATCATTGAACAAATGAATATCAATGGTACCTACTACCATCCGACTTTTTTATACGAGTCATTGTGGAGTTTGTTGGGCTTTGTCCTCATCGTCACTATACGGAACCGAAAACAGCTTTTGCGTCAAGGAGAAGTCGCTTTGAGTTACGTTTTGTGGTACTCAGTGGGTCGGTTCTTCATTGAAGGTATGCGAACGGACAGTTTATGGATTGGCGAGTGGATCCGCGTTTCGCAAGCCTTGTCTCTGGCCCTGTTTATTGGCGCGATTGTAGTATGGTTTATACGCAGAAAAGATTATCCACCAATTTCTTATTATTCTGATGGCAATAAGGGGCAGAAAAAGACTATTAAGATGGTGAATTGA
- a CDS encoding Crp/Fnr family transcriptional regulator encodes MTKHTHHEIGDHAACIRLVPIFNHLEDSAMNYIAEKAHTKQYQKGEFLFRSQEKEDTLYIINRGKIRIYRLADSGKEQLVRILNPGDFTGEWTLFNPDAVHEEYAEATRDTVVCMIQQKDVQDFLEQYPAISLKLLAEMSKRLESSERQTTQVAVESVITRLVLFLAENVEPEMGNSPTITLSMAKKDIASYLGTTPETISRKFGELEDEGLIQQLSGKRIKIQDLDDLLLYSE; translated from the coding sequence TTGACTAAACATACCCATCATGAAATTGGCGACCACGCAGCCTGTATCCGCTTGGTTCCAATATTCAATCACTTAGAGGATAGCGCGATGAATTACATTGCTGAAAAAGCCCACACGAAACAGTATCAAAAAGGAGAGTTTCTGTTTCGTTCACAAGAAAAAGAGGATACTTTATATATTATCAATCGTGGGAAAATCCGTATTTATCGATTGGCAGACTCTGGCAAAGAGCAGCTAGTGCGGATCTTGAACCCTGGTGATTTCACCGGAGAATGGACCTTGTTCAACCCGGATGCAGTACACGAGGAATATGCCGAAGCAACCCGAGATACCGTTGTCTGTATGATTCAGCAAAAAGATGTCCAAGATTTTCTGGAACAATACCCAGCTATTTCTTTAAAACTATTGGCGGAAATGTCTAAACGGTTAGAAAGTTCAGAACGTCAAACGACACAAGTAGCCGTGGAGAGTGTCATTACCCGTTTAGTTTTGTTTTTGGCAGAAAATGTGGAACCTGAAATGGGCAACTCTCCCACCATCACCCTGTCGATGGCAAAAAAGGACATTGCTTCCTATTTAGGAACGACACCTGAGACCATCAGTCGCAAATTTGGAGAATTGGAGGACGAGGGATTGATTCAACAGCTGTCTGGGAAAAGGATCAAGATTCAGGATTTAGATGATTTATTGCTTTACAGCGAATAA
- a CDS encoding heavy-metal-associated domain-containing protein, protein MEKAILQLETLSCPSCMQKIEGAVKSVNGIDKDSIKVLFNSSKVKTNFDSAVTSIEEIQKAIENVGYPVLKAKVKAA, encoded by the coding sequence ATGGAAAAAGCTATATTGCAATTAGAAACGTTGTCTTGTCCAAGTTGTATGCAAAAAATTGAAGGTGCCGTGAAATCAGTTAACGGTATTGATAAAGACAGCATTAAAGTATTATTCAACTCCAGCAAAGTCAAAACCAATTTTGATTCAGCTGTCACTTCGATTGAAGAGATTCAAAAAGCTATCGAAAACGTAGGCTATCCGGTCCTTAAAGCAAAAGTCAAGGCCGCTTAA
- a CDS encoding plasmid mobilization protein: MSEREIFEAPFTEAKPKRKEPKQISFRVSESEFEKLKRSAEIFQMSVPAFVKSKAQGAKLVTPKIDRPGAVEIAKQLRAIGNNVNQMARANERNRIRFEFSRQPNG, encoded by the coding sequence GTGAGCGAACGAGAGATTTTTGAGGCCCCTTTTACGGAGGCCAAACCGAAGCGAAAAGAGCCGAAACAAATTAGCTTTCGAGTGAGCGAATCCGAATTTGAAAAGTTGAAGCGCTCCGCTGAAATTTTTCAAATGAGTGTGCCGGCTTTTGTAAAAAGCAAGGCACAAGGGGCTAAGCTCGTCACGCCGAAAATTGACCGACCAGGAGCCGTGGAGATTGCCAAGCAATTACGTGCGATTGGGAACAATGTCAATCAGATGGCACGAGCAAACGAACGCAACCGAATTAGATTCGAATTTAGCCGTCAACCTAACGGCTGA
- a CDS encoding heavy metal translocating P-type ATPase — MQQYILSKKNVITVISGLLIVLGFFSHFVLENVGLSEWSLIIASVFGITPIAIQAFQAMKVKVISIDVLVSIAAIGALFIQNYEESAIVTFLFLFGHYLEQRTLNQTRSAIKELTEMAPESALKQMDNGEFEEVEVDDVDEGDILLVKTGAKVPVDGTVLTGEGHINEASITGEAVPVNKLADAEVFAGTILENGTIQIRADRVGEDTTFGKIIELVEEAQDSKSEAERFIDRFSKYYTPAVLVLAIVVWAFSQNIELAITILVLGCPGALVIGVPVSNVAGIGNGARNGVLLKGSEVIQDFSNVDTIVFDKTGTLTVGNPTVAATELYEKDSAETLGYLASVERESDHPLAKAVLNQIGETNFYPVEGTEVVKGGGIVSSVAGHRVAVGNVALMEKENVTLSKKVQKDVKRFEQQGNSLVLTAVDGELKVLMGIRDQVRPGVKANLQELKDLGVKNLVVLSGDNQGTVDVVAGELGLTEAHGHMLPEDKSAYIGKLQQRGQIVAFVGDGVNDSPSLALADIGIAMGSGTDVAIETSDVVLMNSNFSNLPHALGIVKATANNMKQNIAISIGVVLVLLTSVFFSEWMNMSIGMLVHEGSILVVIFNAMRLMKYKLKGRKEQKEVSAPAEKVKIS; from the coding sequence ATGCAACAATATATATTAAGCAAGAAAAATGTTATCACCGTCATCAGTGGATTGTTAATCGTACTCGGTTTCTTCAGTCACTTTGTTTTAGAAAACGTAGGACTTTCAGAGTGGTCTTTGATCATCGCCTCTGTCTTTGGGATTACGCCAATTGCCATTCAAGCGTTTCAAGCAATGAAAGTCAAAGTCATCAGTATTGATGTCTTAGTCAGTATTGCAGCGATTGGTGCGCTTTTTATTCAAAATTATGAAGAATCGGCTATTGTCACGTTCTTATTCTTATTCGGACACTACTTGGAACAACGAACATTGAACCAAACGCGATCTGCTATCAAAGAATTGACTGAAATGGCACCCGAAAGCGCCTTGAAACAAATGGATAATGGCGAATTTGAAGAAGTAGAAGTGGATGATGTAGATGAAGGGGATATCTTGCTCGTTAAAACGGGTGCGAAAGTTCCAGTAGATGGTACAGTCCTTACGGGTGAAGGGCATATCAATGAAGCTAGCATTACAGGTGAAGCTGTTCCGGTCAACAAGCTAGCTGATGCAGAAGTTTTTGCAGGAACCATTTTAGAAAACGGAACGATTCAAATCAGAGCTGACCGAGTTGGTGAGGACACCACATTTGGAAAAATTATTGAACTCGTGGAAGAAGCACAAGATTCTAAATCCGAAGCGGAACGGTTCATTGATCGCTTTTCTAAATACTACACACCAGCTGTCTTGGTTCTGGCAATTGTTGTATGGGCGTTCAGTCAAAATATTGAGTTAGCAATCACCATCTTGGTTCTAGGTTGCCCAGGCGCATTAGTTATCGGAGTGCCTGTCTCAAACGTTGCCGGTATTGGGAATGGTGCTCGTAACGGTGTTCTTTTAAAAGGGAGTGAAGTCATTCAAGACTTCAGCAATGTGGATACAATTGTATTTGATAAGACAGGTACTTTAACTGTCGGAAACCCAACCGTTGCAGCGACTGAACTGTATGAAAAAGATTCTGCTGAAACGCTTGGCTATCTGGCCAGTGTGGAACGGGAATCAGATCATCCATTAGCAAAAGCGGTCTTAAATCAAATTGGAGAAACAAATTTTTATCCTGTTGAAGGAACTGAAGTCGTGAAAGGCGGCGGAATCGTTTCAAGTGTAGCTGGACATAGAGTGGCTGTTGGGAATGTGGCCTTGATGGAAAAAGAAAATGTCACTCTCAGCAAAAAAGTGCAAAAAGATGTCAAACGGTTTGAACAACAAGGGAACTCTCTCGTTTTGACAGCGGTCGACGGTGAATTAAAAGTACTGATGGGCATTCGCGATCAAGTCCGTCCGGGTGTGAAAGCTAATTTGCAGGAATTAAAAGACTTGGGCGTGAAAAATCTAGTCGTTCTTTCAGGAGATAACCAAGGAACCGTTGATGTGGTCGCCGGCGAACTTGGTTTGACCGAAGCTCACGGCCACATGTTGCCGGAAGACAAATCGGCTTATATCGGAAAACTTCAACAACGTGGTCAAATTGTAGCCTTTGTTGGAGATGGCGTTAACGATAGTCCGTCCTTAGCTTTAGCAGACATTGGCATCGCAATGGGAAGCGGAACGGACGTAGCGATTGAAACATCCGATGTCGTTTTAATGAACTCGAACTTCAGCAACTTGCCTCACGCATTAGGAATAGTAAAAGCCACCGCAAATAATATGAAACAAAATATCGCGATTTCAATTGGAGTAGTGTTGGTCTTGTTGACCAGCGTCTTCTTCAGCGAATGGATGAATATGTCTATCGGAATGTTGGTTCATGAAGGTAGTATCTTGGTGGTAATTTTCAATGCCATGAGATTAATGAAGTATAAGTTGAAAGGTCGAAAAGAACAAAAAGAAGTATCAGCACCTGCAGAGAAAGTAAAAATATCTTAA
- a CDS encoding Txe/YoeB family addiction module toxin: MGYSIKLAKSTMKDLKNLKSAHLEQKFKDIMEILKENPFQNPPPYEKLVGNLKDNYSRRLNIQHRVVYSVDNDAKEVIIWSAWTHYER; this comes from the coding sequence TTGGGATACTCTATAAAGTTAGCAAAATCAACAATGAAAGACCTTAAAAATTTAAAATCGGCTCATTTAGAGCAAAAATTTAAAGATATAATGGAAATTTTAAAAGAGAACCCGTTTCAAAATCCACCGCCTTATGAGAAGCTAGTCGGAAATTTAAAAGATAACTATTCCCGACGATTAAATATTCAACACCGAGTGGTTTACTCGGTTGATAATGACGCAAAAGAAGTCATTATTTGGTCGGCTTGGACGCACTACGAAAGATAG
- a CDS encoding Dps family protein, producing MTENKATQERTPQERLQEEQEHKEHVHHTKINAAAIADHLLGNMHTLHVKLHQYHWYVKGANFFTLHEKFEELYNENEKWFDKLAERLITSGHKPASTTVEFEKYSMLSEDAVNKYAKAEDMVENIIEDFRSTRDLTIRAIRLAQDEGDDALEDTLIAFKNDLDKNIWMLQAFIGKEALEDDDALDEDED from the coding sequence ATGACTGAAAATAAAGCTACTCAAGAAAGAACACCCCAAGAAAGATTGCAAGAAGAACAAGAACACAAGGAACATGTTCATCATACGAAAATTAATGCAGCGGCCATTGCGGATCATCTTTTAGGCAACATGCATACATTACATGTGAAACTGCACCAATATCACTGGTATGTAAAAGGAGCCAATTTCTTTACGTTGCATGAAAAATTTGAAGAGTTGTATAACGAAAATGAAAAATGGTTCGACAAACTTGCGGAGCGTCTAATTACTTCTGGGCATAAACCTGCTTCGACAACGGTTGAATTTGAAAAATATTCGATGCTTTCGGAAGATGCAGTTAATAAATACGCTAAAGCAGAAGACATGGTTGAAAATATTATCGAGGACTTCAGAAGCACTCGTGACCTAACTATTCGCGCGATTCGTTTAGCTCAAGACGAGGGTGACGATGCTTTAGAAGATACATTGATTGCTTTTAAAAATGACTTAGACAAGAACATTTGGATGCTGCAAGCGTTCATTGGTAAAGAAGCATTAGAAGATGATGACGCTCTTGATGAGGATGAAGATTAA
- a CDS encoding Abi family protein, whose amino-acid sequence MDKDNKSLGYKNKSFDDFLSLYAFDKELSKEILAVISLFESKLKTSLAYHFCETFCFEPLDTLEYLSKDNYEDPSNSYGPRHPACKDYRENKFILFKTTYSYGQRHNLDYVEYLKNIKPYIGRYTKPPFWVVIKSFNMGDLLSMVRLLKRPVLKEVLKDFNLILANKDLFINSIEIIKDLRNTCAHFELINRFRSSGSYPINNDLITNLELNTLSPNSYQGRRRNNQYRIRLFDALKVLALFNDIKPIRKVVVRYYDRNVSIRKKYLILPLLDRMGEPSIIEWKKLGDFS is encoded by the coding sequence GTGGATAAAGACAATAAAAGTCTAGGCTACAAAAATAAAAGTTTTGATGACTTTTTATCGCTGTATGCTTTTGATAAAGAGTTAAGTAAGGAAATATTAGCGGTGATTTCTTTATTTGAAAGCAAATTAAAAACTTCGTTAGCATATCACTTCTGCGAGACATTCTGTTTTGAACCACTTGATACATTGGAGTATCTTTCAAAAGATAATTACGAAGATCCTTCTAATTCTTATGGACCTAGACATCCAGCGTGTAAAGATTATCGCGAGAATAAATTTATTTTATTCAAAACCACTTATTCGTATGGTCAACGTCATAATCTTGATTATGTTGAATATTTGAAGAACATAAAACCTTACATAGGTAGATATACAAAACCTCCATTTTGGGTTGTAATTAAGTCTTTTAACATGGGAGATCTTTTATCAATGGTTAGACTTTTGAAACGTCCTGTTCTTAAAGAGGTTCTTAAAGATTTTAATTTAATTCTTGCTAATAAAGATTTATTTATTAATTCTATAGAAATAATAAAAGATCTAAGGAATACATGTGCCCATTTTGAACTTATTAATCGATTCAGAAGTTCCGGATCATATCCTATCAACAACGATTTAATTACGAATTTAGAACTTAATACGTTATCTCCTAACTCTTATCAAGGTCGTAGAAGGAATAATCAATATCGGATTCGTCTATTTGACGCATTAAAAGTCCTAGCTCTTTTTAATGATATTAAACCTATTAGAAAAGTTGTAGTCAGATATTATGATAGAAATGTATCTATCAGAAAAAAATATTTAATATTACCATTACTCGATAGAATGGGAGAACCTAGCATTATAGAATGGAAAAAATTGGGAGATTTTAGTTGA
- a CDS encoding type II toxin-antitoxin system Phd/YefM family antitoxin, which yields MSIVNPSQARKVFYQLLKDVNKTNEPIYISGKNEESEAVMVSKKDWDAIQETLYLQSAGVADVIHQREQENEFVALEDIDWDTL from the coding sequence ATGTCTATCGTAAACCCTAGCCAAGCTAGAAAAGTCTTTTATCAACTATTGAAAGACGTCAATAAAACTAACGAACCCATTTATATCTCTGGCAAAAACGAAGAAAGTGAAGCCGTTATGGTCAGTAAAAAAGACTGGGACGCAATTCAAGAAACATTATACCTTCAATCTGCTGGCGTAGCAGATGTGATCCACCAGCGTGAACAAGAAAATGAGTTTGTTGCATTGGAGGATATCGATTGGGATACTCTATAA